The following coding sequences lie in one Cherax quadricarinatus isolate ZL_2023a chromosome 8, ASM3850222v1, whole genome shotgun sequence genomic window:
- the LOC138852406 gene encoding mite allergen Der f 3-like, giving the protein MQAVVSGWGRNEDGKLQSQLHHLHANIVSNKVCDERWNAKGSPTGFIVSSMMCMDSTNGDSCNGDSGGPSIMEEPAGSGIYVQVGLVSFGSGSCTDEKLPGVYTRVGHYVDWIKAQMV; this is encoded by the exons ATGCAGGCCGTCGTGTCAGGCTGGGGCAGGAATGAGGATGGTAAACTTCAAAGTCAACTTCACCACTTGCATGCGAATATTGTCTCCAACAAGGTCTGTGATGAGCGCTGGAATGCTAAAGGCTCTCCAACAGGCTTCATTGTTTCCTCCATGATGTGCATGGACTCAACCAATGGAGATTCTTGCAAT ggtgatagtggtggtccaTCTATCATGGAGGAACCTGCAGGCTCTGGAATTTATGTCCAGGTGGGCTTAGTGTCCTTCGGTTCTGGATCTTGCACAGATGAAAAACTTCCAGGAGTATACACGAGAGTGGGCCATTACGTGGACTGGATCAAGGCTCAGATGGTCTAA